The Sporosarcina ureae genomic sequence ATCCGGATCCGACGCCACCTACAACTCCAGAAGAACCGGATAATCCAACACCAATTCCTCCGACAGTGGAAGTTGGTAACCAAATGTTACACAGTAAAATTGTGGATATATTAGCACAAGGCAATAATTCGACTGATGCTGTTGCAGTTTCATTGTCAGGTAACACATTCACTGTAGATATTAAAAAACCAACGACTACAGTCAATGATTTTAAACTTGTGGCAAAACCGATATTCAATGCATTTAAGACAAATACGATAATCAACTCAGTGACAGTGTCCTTAGTTATTGATAATCAAAGTGTTGTAATTAGCCAATCAAACATTGATCTTAATCAAGACTTCGAGACGGTAGTTGATAAGGCATTGGCAAAAGTAGGCGCTAGTGGCACGACAAATCTAAGTGCATTACAAGGTAAGACTGTTACAATGAACGTAGTAGGTACAATCGATGGTACACCTTTTAATAGCACATATTCATTCGTATTCGGAATTTGATCGATAACTGAGTAGAGAAAAGTTCCGTTTTTATATGGATTTGTGAAAAGTTGTACGCGCTTTTAATAATATGAGGTTATGTCTGTTTAATAGATTTAACAAAGTTGAAAGGGCTACCGCTAAAAGTCGAAAAATTAGACTCGTAGTGGTAGCTCTTTTTTTATTTCCATATTATATTAGGCAGAAGACTTGGAAAACTGGTAAACTATACATAAATAAAGAACAAAGGAGACTAATATGAATAAAAAACTTAAGATATTCTTACTATCGGCATTAGCGGTTATCGTTATAGGTAGTAGCTATATTATATATCTATTCCAATTCAAAGAGTATGAAGTAGCTGACGAAGAAGTGGATGAGATTATTGAGAACCCGTATGATATTATTTTGCCGAATGGGACCAAGCTTGTTCTTGATGGCGAAGAACAAAACGATGATCAGAATACTGAACAAACGTCAGATGGTAAGTCTGATAATGGGGATAAAAACTTAGACGGCTCAACGTCCACTGCAGCAGGTGATAAAAACACCTCTACTAGTACTGCAGGAAGCACATCTACGGGTCAAGTAGACAGTGCAAAACAACCTGCTAAAGAAAACGCGGGAAGCACAACAGGTACCACTACTTCTACTGGCGATCAACCAGGTAAAAAAGATCCTGCCGGCAGCCAAGCTTCGTCAGGGAATGCGGGATCCAATCAGCCAGCGAAGAAGGATTCGGTAGCGGCGATTAAACAAAAATATGAACCAACTGTTAGTAATTTACAAGGACAAGTTGATGGCAAGATTAACTCGTTGATTAGCCGTGCGAAGAATGAATACAGTACGAAAAAAGCGAATGGTGAAAGTATCGATTATGGGTACTTCTACAATAAGTATATGTCTGCTGCTAATAGTTTAGAGTCACAGACGGATGCTGTATTTAATGGAGTCGTTAGCTCGCTTGAAAAAGATCTGCAGGCTAATGGATATGATAAATCGTATTCACAAAGTATTCGCGATGAGTACGCAGCGCAAAAGAAAGCGCGTCGTGATAGTATCATGAGTAAAGCGGTGGGCAGGTAAATGGAAAAACGACTAGTCTAAAAGGATTTCCTTTCAGGCTAGTCGTTCTTTTTTTCTGGGACGCAACGAGACGGCGATTTGCAAAATGAGCAAGAATGTCAGCGCGCCGGACATATCGAGTAGGACGTCGCGAATGGTGGCGGTCCGTCCTCCCGTGAAATATTGATGGGCTTCATCAGCGCAACTAAGTAGTAATGTGAGCATGTTTGCGATGAAGAATCTAGGGAAACGAGATGGCAGGGATAAGACTTTTCTCATACGCGTAATTATAGCATAATTAATCAAAAATCCTATTTTAAAATGAAAATTCGATATTTTTCATTATGCTTATATGCTATACTAGTAGCAAGTTTGCCGAAAAGGAGCAATTTTACATTATGGAAGAAACGATCAGTTTACAGGAACTATTCTCGACATTAAAAAAGCGTTTGGGTTTGATTATAGGAACGACAGTAGCTGCAGCTGTACTTGCGGCGATCATAAGCTATTTCTTTTTAACACCTATCTATCAAGCTTCTACACAAATACTAGTCAATCAACAAAAAACGGAACAACAATCATTTGATTCACAAGACATTCAAACGAATTTACAACTTATCAATACATATAATGTCATTATTAAAAGTCCGGTCATCTTATCGCAAGTCATAGAACAATTGGATCTAGACATCACACCGGCAGCACTAAATGCTCAACTTACAGTGAACAGCGAGCAAAACTCACAAGTCGTCAATGTCACAGTACAAGATCCGCAAGCACATAAAGCGGTCGATATCGTCAATACCACTGCAGAAGTGTTCCAAAAGGAAATCGTCAATTTGATGAAAGTCGATAACGTAAATATTTTATCGCCTGCATTCTACGCGGAAGATCCGAAACCCGTTAAGCCAAATAAAGAGCTCAACGTAGTGATCGTAGCAGTCATCGGACTCATGGTAGGAGTAGGCATTGCATTTTTACTAGAATACTTGGATACTACAGTGAAAACAGAACAAGATATTGAAGAATTGCTCGGTTTACCGGTGCTTGGGCTAGTTAGTCCAATTTCTGATAAAGAAGTCAATACGGCAACCGTTGCGCCAAAGAAAGGGTCAAGTGCACATGTCAAAAAAGCGCATATTTAATAAGAAGAAACAGGCTAAACAATCCGTTGCGCGTAAATTAGTTACGGAAACGAATCCGAAATCAGTAGTGTCCGAGCAATTCCGTACTATACGGACGAATATCAACTTTTCCATGCCCGATCATGATCTGAAATCCATTCTGTTCACATCAGCAACGCCAGGGGAAGGGAAGTCTACAGCGTCAGCCAATACAGCTGTGGTCTTTGCGCAAGAAGGAAAGAAAGTGCTGTTGATTGACGCGGATATGCGAAAACCGACTACACATTATACATTTTCCCGAATGAATGCAACAGGTCTATCTAACTTATTGACTCGTCAGTGGGAACTTGAGGATATTATCCAACAGACTGATATTGAAGGGCTCGATCTCATCACAAGTGGACCCATCCCGCCAAATCCCGCGGAACTTTTAGGATCGAAGACAATGGACGTACTCATAGAAAGACTTAAAGAAAAGTATGACATGATCATTTTTGATGCGCCACCCGTTTTATCTGTGACAGATGCGCAAATTTTGTCAAATAAAGCAGAAGGTACGATTTTGGTTCTGAATACAGGCACTACGGAAAAAGACAGTGTACTGAAAGCAAAAGAAGCGCTGATCTCTTCCCAAGCGAATGTTATAGGAACGATTTTAAATAACTTCATATTGCAAAAAGATCAGTATTACTACCAATATTATGGAAACGATGAGTGAAAGGGCCTTGCGCCTTTTCACTTTTCTTGAATACAGCAAAGTGCTAGGAGGACATACATGATTGATATACATAGCCATTTATTGTTCGGTGTCGACGATGGACCTGACACAATTGAAGGGACCATGCGCATGGTAGAAGAGGCCGCGTCAGAAGGTATTACACAGCTAGTCGTTACACCGCATGCTTATAGCCCGCATTACCACGTACCGGTGCAAGAAGTAGAAAGCCAAGTTCGAATGTTACGGGATATTATTCATGTGGCAGGCATTGATCTGACTTTATCAGTGGGTCAAGAAGTACGGCTGCATGAACATATTATCGAAAATTTATTGAATAAAGACATACTCACATTAGCCAATTCTCGTTATTTACTATTGGAGCTACCTACTCAACATGTACCAGCCTACACCATTAAAATCATCCAGTCTTTACTAGAAGAAGGCATTGTACCGATCATTGCACATCCCGAACGGAACAAAGGGATAGCAGAGAAACCTGAGCGACTGGAGCGGTTAGTACGTCACGGTGCACTTGCACAAGTGACAGCGGGCAGTGTGGCAGGTTACTTTGGAAAAAATGTCCAGAAGTTATCTATTCAGCTCATAGAAGCGAATTTGATCCATGCGTACGGGTCGGATGCGCATAATACCGATAGCCGTCCATTTTTATTCAATAAAGGATTAGAAGTGCTTGGAAAGAAAATCGATATGGACACAGTAGATATGTTGTTGGTGAACAATCAACAAATTATCCAGAACAAATTACTCACTATCTATGAACCGGAAACGCCAGTGATTAAAAAGTGGTGGCAATTAATTGGATAGATTGGTAATCTTATAAAGGTTGATACTCTTAAGTGACTAGTGAGTGAGTAATAGAAACACAATTGAAAGGAGGAGCTCCTTTGACTGTACGCAAACGAATGACCATGTTAATAGCAGCCGATTCCATAATCGTCTTATTGTCAATCTATATCGGATACTTCATGCTTCATCCATTCACTTCGATTATCTTCAATAAAATGTTGCTAATCAGCGCCATTACGATACAGATTGCGCATCATTTCTTTGCTTGGTATTACGGCCTCTATCGAAAAGCGTGGTCGTACGCGTCTATCGGTGAACTAAAGTCGATCGTCAAAGCCGTGACGTTCACCATCCTCGCAGTGGTCGTTGTTCAATTTACCCTCACACAAGATGTCTACGCCCGCGCATTGGCTATCACATGGATGTTGCACGTTCTGCTAATAGGTGGATCCCGTCTGTCTTGGCGTCTAGTGAGAGATGTAGTCGTGAGAGATAAGAGCATCGACATGAAACGCACGATGATTCTAGGAGCCGGACAAGCAGGCACGATGATCGCCAGACAAGTACTAAGCAATCCAGAATACGGCATGAAACCTGTCGTTTTTGTAGATGACGATAAAATGAAACAAGGTCTCGATATTTACGGAATGCGTGTTTATAGGGGTACTAAGAACATCCAGCAATTAGTGGATATGCATCACATAGATAAAATCATCATCGCGATTCCCTCGATGGGTAAACAGCAAATGACAGAGTTGATGAAGCGTTGTATCGAAACAGGCGTCAAAACGCAAACGATTCCACGCATCGAAGACTTGATGACAGGGAAAGTATCCGTTAAAGATATGCGTGACGTGAAAATAGAAGATCTACTCGGACGTGACGAAGTACAGCTCGATATGCAGGCCATTGAGCAGAAGCTGACAGGTAAAACAATCCTCATCACAGGAGCAGGCGGTTCAATTGGATCGGAAATTTGCAGACAAGTAGTGGAGTTCCAACCGAAGAAATTAATACTACTCGGTCATGGTGAAAACTCGATTTATACTATAGACATGGAACTGCGCCAAAAAGTTTCATCCAATACAGAAATATGTCCTGTAATCGCAGACGTGCAAGATCGTACGCGCATATTTGATCTGATGAGCGAACTAAAACCGGATGTCATCTACCATGCAGCAGCACATAAACACGTACCACTCATGGAAGGCAACCCGATGGAAGCCGTCAAAAATAATATCTTCGGTACAAAAAACGTAGCAGAAGCCGCTAGATTCTTTAGCGTCAAGCATTTCGTTCTCGTATCGACCGACAAAGCAGTCAATCCACCGAACATCATGGGAGCGACGAAACGCTTCGCTGAAATGATTATACAAAATTTGGAAAAAGACAGTGAAACCAAATTTGCTGCTGTACGATTCGGCAACGTCTTAGGTTCACGAGGTAGCGTAGTGCCGTTATTCAAACAACAAATTGCCAAAGGTGGGCCTGTCACGATTACGGATCCAGAAATGACTAGATACTTCATGACGATTCCCGAAGCATCACGCCTAGTCATTCAAGCAGGAACACTTGCACAAGGCGGTGAAGTGTTTGTTCTCGATATGGGCGAACCAGTCAAGATTGTCGATTTAGCGAAGAACTTGATCAAGCTGTCTGGATATGAAGAAGATGAAATCGAAATCAACTACTCAGGCATTCGTCCTGGTGAGAAGTTATATGAAGAGCTATTGAATGAAGACGAACGTCAGAGTGAGCATGTATTTCCGAAGATTTATATCGGGAAAGCCACACCGATTTCGGAGACGGAGCAATTGTATGTGTTGGATAAGTTGCCTGGTATGAGTGATGTGGAGTTGAAAGAGACTTTGGTTGGGTTGGCGAATCGGAAGTTTGTGGAGGCGCCACAATCGACTAGCAGTGTAATGTAATGCTCTACAAACATACACGACCATTGCATAGTGAACAAACCACGGTGTAGGCTCTTTTATGAAATGTAGGTAGGGAAGGAAGTTAGTAAAATGAAGTCAACGAAAACACGCGAAAAAGTATTTCTTGCATCACCTCATATGAGTGATGAAGGGTACGAGATGGAATACATAAAAGAAGCATTTGATACGAACTGGATTGCTCCGCTTGGAGAAAATGTCAATCAATTTGAAGTAGAATTCACCACTAAAGTCGGTTCTACAGATGCAGCTGCATTGTCTTCAGGTACCGCTGCAATTCACTTAGCATTGAAAGCCGCTGAAGTGGGAGAAGGTGACATTGTTTTCTGTCCAACATTAACGTTTTCGGCCACTGCGAATCCAATCATTTATCAAAACGCGACAC encodes the following:
- a CDS encoding VanZ family protein — its product is MRKVLSLPSRFPRFFIANMLTLLLSCADEAHQYFTGGRTATIRDVLLDMSGALTFLLILQIAVSLRPRKKERLA
- a CDS encoding YveK family protein — encoded protein: MEETISLQELFSTLKKRLGLIIGTTVAAAVLAAIISYFFLTPIYQASTQILVNQQKTEQQSFDSQDIQTNLQLINTYNVIIKSPVILSQVIEQLDLDITPAALNAQLTVNSEQNSQVVNVTVQDPQAHKAVDIVNTTAEVFQKEIVNLMKVDNVNILSPAFYAEDPKPVKPNKELNVVIVAVIGLMVGVGIAFLLEYLDTTVKTEQDIEELLGLPVLGLVSPISDKEVNTATVAPKKGSSAHVKKAHI
- a CDS encoding CpsD/CapB family tyrosine-protein kinase; amino-acid sequence: MSKKRIFNKKKQAKQSVARKLVTETNPKSVVSEQFRTIRTNINFSMPDHDLKSILFTSATPGEGKSTASANTAVVFAQEGKKVLLIDADMRKPTTHYTFSRMNATGLSNLLTRQWELEDIIQQTDIEGLDLITSGPIPPNPAELLGSKTMDVLIERLKEKYDMIIFDAPPVLSVTDAQILSNKAEGTILVLNTGTTEKDSVLKAKEALISSQANVIGTILNNFILQKDQYYYQYYGNDE
- a CDS encoding tyrosine-protein phosphatase; this translates as MIDIHSHLLFGVDDGPDTIEGTMRMVEEAASEGITQLVVTPHAYSPHYHVPVQEVESQVRMLRDIIHVAGIDLTLSVGQEVRLHEHIIENLLNKDILTLANSRYLLLELPTQHVPAYTIKIIQSLLEEGIVPIIAHPERNKGIAEKPERLERLVRHGALAQVTAGSVAGYFGKNVQKLSIQLIEANLIHAYGSDAHNTDSRPFLFNKGLEVLGKKIDMDTVDMLLVNNQQIIQNKLLTIYEPETPVIKKWWQLIG
- a CDS encoding polysaccharide biosynthesis protein — protein: MTVRKRMTMLIAADSIIVLLSIYIGYFMLHPFTSIIFNKMLLISAITIQIAHHFFAWYYGLYRKAWSYASIGELKSIVKAVTFTILAVVVVQFTLTQDVYARALAITWMLHVLLIGGSRLSWRLVRDVVVRDKSIDMKRTMILGAGQAGTMIARQVLSNPEYGMKPVVFVDDDKMKQGLDIYGMRVYRGTKNIQQLVDMHHIDKIIIAIPSMGKQQMTELMKRCIETGVKTQTIPRIEDLMTGKVSVKDMRDVKIEDLLGRDEVQLDMQAIEQKLTGKTILITGAGGSIGSEICRQVVEFQPKKLILLGHGENSIYTIDMELRQKVSSNTEICPVIADVQDRTRIFDLMSELKPDVIYHAAAHKHVPLMEGNPMEAVKNNIFGTKNVAEAARFFSVKHFVLVSTDKAVNPPNIMGATKRFAEMIIQNLEKDSETKFAAVRFGNVLGSRGSVVPLFKQQIAKGGPVTITDPEMTRYFMTIPEASRLVIQAGTLAQGGEVFVLDMGEPVKIVDLAKNLIKLSGYEEDEIEINYSGIRPGEKLYEELLNEDERQSEHVFPKIYIGKATPISETEQLYVLDKLPGMSDVELKETLVGLANRKFVEAPQSTSSVM